One Vitis riparia cultivar Riparia Gloire de Montpellier isolate 1030 chromosome 4, EGFV_Vit.rip_1.0, whole genome shotgun sequence genomic window carries:
- the LOC117912656 gene encoding receptor-like protein kinase HSL1, protein MRKPPFLFTKIPFPALFLLLVFSLTFQVISQNLDAERSILLDVKQQLGNPPSLQSWNSSSSPCDWPEITCTDNTVTNVSLRNRIIIKKIPARICDLKNLIVLDVSYNYIPGEFPDILNCSKLEYLLLMENSFVGPIPADIDRLSRLRYLDLTANNFSGDIPAAIGRLRELFYLFLVQNEFNGTWPTEIGNLANLEQLAMAYNDKFRPSALPKEFGALKKLKYLWMKEANLMGEIPESFNNLSSLELLDLSLNKLEGTIPGGMLTLKNLNYLHLFINRLSGHIPSSIEALNLKEIDLSGNYLTGSIPAGFGKLQNLTGLNLFWNQLSGEIPANISLIPTLETFRVFSNQLSGVLPPAFGLHSELKLFEVSENKLSGEFPQHLCARGALLGVVASNNNLSGEVPTSLGNCTSLLTIQLSNNRFSGGIPSGIWTSPDMVSVMLDGNSFSGTLPSKLARNLSRVEITNNKFYGPIPAEISSWMNISVLNASNNTLSGKIPVELTSLWNITVLLLDGNQFSGELPSQIISWKSLTNLNLSRNKLSGLIPKALGSLPSLNYLDLSENQFSGQIPPELGHLNLIILHLSSNQLSGMVPIEFQYGGYEHSFLNNPKLCVNVGTLKLPRCDAKAVDSDKLLTKYLVMILFFNLSGFLAVVFFTLFMVQDYHRKNHSQEHTAWKFTPYHKLDLDEYNILSSLTENNLIGCGGSGKVYRIANNRSGELLAVKMICNNRRLDQKLQKQFETEVEILSTIRHANIVKLLCCISNETSSLLVYEYMEKQSLDRWLHGKKQRTSSMTSSVHNFVLDWPTRLQIAIGVAKGLRYMHEHCSIPIIHGDVKSSNILLDAEFNAKIADFELAKMLVKQGEPNMMSGIASSHGICCYNKGEQKIDVYSFGVVLLELVTGREPTNEDEHMCLAKWALDQFKERKTIEEVVDEEIKEQCDRAQVATLFKLGIRCTNKPSNKPTMEEVLKILQQCNP, encoded by the exons ATGCGGAAACCACCctttttatttaccaaaattCCATTCCCCGCTCTATTTCTCCTCCTCGTCTtctccttaacctttcaagtaaTTTCCCAAAATCTAGATGCTGAACGATCAATCCTACTAGACGTTAAACAACAACTGGGCAATCCACCGTCACTCCAATCGTGGAATTCCTCATCCTCGCCCTGTGATTGGCCGGAAATTACATGCACCGACAATACCGTCACTAATGTTTCACTCCGTAACAGAATAATCATCAAAAAAATTCCGGCCAGAATTTGTGACCTCAAGAACCTAATCGTACTTGACGTCTCCTACAATTACATTCCAGGCGAGTTCCCGGATATTCTCAATTGCTCTAAGCTCGAATATCTGCTCTTGATGGAAAACTCCTTCGTGGGTCCAATTCCAGCTGATATTGATCGACTTTCACGTCTCCGGTACCTAGACCTCACCGCAAACAACTTCTCTGGAGATATTCCCGCAGCAATTGGGCGGCTACGGGAGCTGTTCTACTTGTTTCTGGTTCAAAATGAGTTCAACGGCACCTGGCCAACGGAGATTGGTAATTTGGCAAATCTTGAACAATTGGCCATGGCCTATAATGACAAATTCCGGCCTTCAGCCCTTCCAAAGGAGTTTGGCGCATTGAAGAAGCTGAAGTATCTGTGGATGAAGGAGGCAAATTTGATGGGCGAAATACCGGAGAGCTTCAACAATCTATCGAGTCTGGAACTCTTGGACCTCTCACTCAACAAATTGGAAGGTACGATCCCGGGAGGCATGCTTACGTTGAAGAATTTGAACTATTTGCATTTATTCATTAATAGATTGTCTGGCCACATTCCTTCATCCATAGAAGCTCTCAACTTGAAAGAAATTGATCTTTCCGGCAACTATTTGACGGGGTCCATACCAGCGGGTTTCGGGAAGCTACAAAATTTGACGGGTTTGAATCTTTTCTGGAATCAGTTGTCAGGAGAGATACCAGCAAATATAAGCCTCATTCCAACACTGGAAACCTTCAGAGTTTTTAGCAATCAATTGAGTGGAGTTTTACCTCCAGCATTTGGCCTTCATTCGGAGCTCAAACTCTTTGAGGTTTCCGAGAATAAACTAAGCGGGGAATTCCCTCAACATTTATGCGCTAGGGGGGCTTTGCTTGGAGTGGTTGCTTCCAACAACAATCTCAGCGGGGAAGTGCCCACGTCCCTCGGGAATTGCACAAGTTTGCTCACCATTCAGCTTTCCAACAATCGTTTTTCAGGCGGGATTCCTTCCGGCATCTGGACATCCCCGGACATGGTATCAGTGATGTTAGATGGAAATTCATTCTCAGGGACACTTCCAAGTAAATTGGCAAGGAATTTGTCTAGAGTGGAGATCACTAACAACAAGTTTTATGGTCCAATTCCTGCTGAAATCTCTTCCTGGATGAACATCTCTGTGCTCAATGCCAGCAACAATACGTTGTCTGGAAAAATTCCAGTGGAATTGACCAGTCTTTGGAACATCACTGTTCTGTTGCTTGATGGGAATCAATTCTCGGGTGAACTTCCATCCCAGATCATCTCATGGAAGTCGCTCACTAATTTGAATCTCTCAAGAAACAAACTTTCTGGCCTAATTCCCAAGGCATTAGGTTCTTTACCTAGCCTTAATTACCTCGACCTATCAGAAAACCAGTTCTCAGGTCAAATTCCTCCTGAACTTGGCCATTTGAACCTTATTATCCTCCATCTTTCGTCCAACCAACTCTCTGGGATGGTCCCCATTGAGTTTCAATATGGAGGATATGAACACAGTTTCTTGAACAATCCCAAGCTGTGTGTCAATGTTGGCACTCTGAAACTCCCTAGATGTGATGCCAAAGCCGTTGACTCCGACAAATTGTTAACCAAATATCTCGTTATGATCTTATTTTTCAATCTATCTGGTTTCCTAGCTGTTGTTTTTTTTACCCTGTTCATGGTTCAAGACTATCACAGGAAGAATCACAGTCAGGAGCATACAGCTTGGAAATTTACTCCATACCATAAACTAGATCTCGATGAATACAACATATTGTCCAGTTTGACAGAAAATAATCTAATCGGATGTGGTGGGTCAGGGAAAGTATACCGAATTGCTAATAACCGTTCTGGTGAACTCTTAGCGGTTAAAATGATTTGTAATAACAGGAGATTGGATCAAAAGCTTCAGAAACAATTCGAAACAGAAGTCGAGATATTGAGCACCATACGCCATGCCAATATAGTGAAGTTGTTGTGCTGCATATCAAATGAAACCTCAAGTCTTCTTGTTTACGAGTACATGGAGAAGCAGAGTTTGGATAGATGGCTTCATGGGAAGAAGCAGAGAACATCGTCCATGACAAGTTCAGTTCATAACTTCGTCTTGGATTGGCCAACAAGGTTGCAGATTGCCATTGGAGTTGCAAAAGGCCTACGCTACATGCATGAACACTGTTCTATCCCAATCATACATGGAGATGTGAAGTCCAGCAACATCTTGCTAGATGCCGAGTTCAACGCGAAAATTGCGGATTTTGAATTGGCTAAGATGTTGGTCAAGCAAGGAGAACCCAACATGATGTCAGGAATTGCAAGCTCTCACGG AATATGCTGCTACAACAAAGGTGAACAAAAGATCGATGTATATAGCTTTGGAGTAGTCTTGCTTGAGCTTGTGACGGGGAGAGAACCCACCAATGAGGACGAGCACATGTGCCTTGCAAAATGGGCATTGGATCAatttaaagaaaggaaaaccaTTGAGGAAGTGGTAGACGAGGAGATCAAGGAACAATGTGATAGAGCACAAGTGGCCACTCTCTTCAAACTAGGCATTAGGTGCACTAACAAACCATCCAATAAGCCCACAATGGAAGaggttttgaaaattcttcaaCAGTGCAATCCTTAA